From Sulfurirhabdus autotrophica, the proteins below share one genomic window:
- a CDS encoding TRAP transporter small permease codes for MFSRLLDHLEEWLIATFMGLATIITFIAVALRYTTGAGIPWAQELTIYLFIWMAKFGAAYGVRTGIHVGVDVLVRKLSPSRQRFFTFLGLSLGAFFTAVVALLGVKFVLFMRSTGQTSPDLDWPMWIIYLGVPLGSSLMSFRFIQVLVQFRRTNQLPMHHYGTEHPE; via the coding sequence ATGTTCAGCCGATTGCTGGATCACCTCGAAGAGTGGCTGATTGCCACTTTTATGGGGCTGGCTACAATTATAACCTTCATCGCCGTGGCTTTGCGTTATACCACTGGTGCAGGTATACCCTGGGCCCAGGAATTGACCATTTATCTATTTATCTGGATGGCCAAGTTTGGTGCCGCCTATGGTGTGCGTACCGGAATTCACGTCGGGGTGGATGTGCTGGTAAGAAAGCTCAGCCCATCCAGGCAAAGATTTTTTACATTTCTGGGGTTGTCACTGGGGGCTTTTTTTACTGCAGTGGTGGCCTTGCTAGGCGTGAAATTTGTGCTTTTCATGCGTAGTACTGGCCAGACTTCCCCTGATCTTGACTGGCCCATGTGGATCATTTATCTTGGTGTTCCTCTTGGTTCCTCCCTCATGTCTTTTCGGTTTATCCAAGTTTTGGTGCAATTTCGCAGGACAAACCAGTTGCCAATGCATCATTACGGAACTGAGCATCCGGAATGA